The following proteins are co-located in the Neomonachus schauinslandi chromosome 8, ASM220157v2, whole genome shotgun sequence genome:
- the HEY2 gene encoding hairy/enhancer-of-split related with YRPW motif protein 2, which translates to MKRPCEETTSESDMDETIDVGSENNYSGQSTSSVIRSNSPTTTSQIMARKKRRGIIEKRRRDRINNSLSELRRLVPTAFEKQGSAKLEKAEILQMTVDHLKMLQATGGKGYFDAHALAMDFMSIGFRECLTEVARYLSSVEGLDSSDPLRVRLVSHLSTCASQREAAAMTSSLAHHHHPLHPHHWAAAFHHLPAALLQPNGLHASESTPCRLSTASEVPPAHGSALLTATFAHADSALRMPATGSAAPCVPPLSTSLLSLSATVHAAAAAATAAAHSFPLSFAGAFPMLPPNAAAAVAAATAISPPLTVSATSSPQQTSGGTNSKPYRPWGTEVGAF; encoded by the exons ATGAAGCGCCCTTGCGAGGAGACGACCTCCGAGAGCGACATGGACGAGACCATCGACGTGGGAAGCGAGAACAATTACTCGGG GCAAAGTACTAGCTCTGTGATTAGATCAAATTCCCCAACAACAACATCTCAGATTAtggcaagaaagaaaaggagaggg ATAATAGAGAAAAGGCGTCGAGATCGAATAAATAACAGTTTATCTGAGTTGAGACGACTGGTGCCAACTGCTTTTGAAAAACAA GGATCTGCAAAGTTAGAGAAAGCCGAAATACTGCAAATGACAGTAGATCATCTGAAGATGCTTCAGGCAACTGGGGGTAAAG GCTACTTTGACGCACACGCTCTGGCCATGGACTTCATGAGCATTGGCTTCCGGGAGTGCCTAACGGAAGTGGCCCGGTACCTGAGCTCCGTGGAGGGCCTGGACTCCTCCGACCCCCTGCGGGTGCGACTGGTCTCTCATCTCAGCACGTGTGCCTCGCAGCGGGAGGCGGCGGCCATGACGTCCTCTCTggcccaccaccaccatcccctgCACCCGCACCACTGGGCGGCAGCCTTCCACCACCTCCCCGCGGCCCTGCTCCAGCCCAACGGACTCCACGCGTCCGAGTCCACGCCTTGTCGCCTCTCCACCGCTTCGGAAGTGCCTCCTGCCCACGGCTCCGCCCTCCTCACGGCCACGTTCGCCCACGCCGACTCCGCCCTTCGGATGCCGGCCACGGGCAGCGCGGCCCCCTGCGTGCCgcctctctccacctccctcttgTCCCTCTCCGCCACTGTCCACGCGGCCGCGGCCGCGGCCACCGCAGCGGCGCACAGCTTCCCTCTGTCCTTCGCGGGGGCCTTCCCCATGCTCCCCCCTAACGCAGCTGCAGCCGTGGCAGCCGCCACAGCCATCAGCCCGCCCTTAACCGTGTCGGCCACGTCCAGCCCGCAGCAGACAAGCGGTGGAACAAACAGTAAACCTTACCGACCCTGGGGGACAGAAGTGGGAGCTTTTTAA